The proteins below come from a single Parazoarcus communis genomic window:
- a CDS encoding ABC transporter permease subunit produces MSTRKLFLLRGRFWVGMLPWTWLLLFFLLPFVLIVNVSLSTPELSIPPYVPPLHTAADGTGVEFVPDLSNYQRLQDEFTSIGEDGAYLLYLRAYGNSLLLASLTTLCCLLIGYPFAYHIARARESIRNVLLMMVMLPFWTSFLLRVYAWMGLLDSSEVGLINQLLLGLGIVDAPLPLLYNTGAVLTGMIYSYLPFMVLPLYANLVKLDPRLLEAASDLGARPLTTFLSVTLPLSRNGIIAGAMMVFIPAVGEFVIPDLLGGGDVQMIGRNIWDDFGPNQDWPMAAAVAVVMVLLLIVPIIIFNRSSRQEAEELR; encoded by the coding sequence ATGAGCACGCGCAAACTGTTCCTGCTGCGTGGCCGTTTCTGGGTCGGAATGCTGCCGTGGACCTGGCTGCTGCTGTTCTTCCTGCTGCCCTTCGTGCTGATCGTCAATGTCAGCCTGTCCACGCCCGAGCTCTCGATTCCGCCCTACGTGCCACCGCTGCACACCGCCGCCGATGGTACCGGGGTCGAGTTCGTGCCCGACCTGTCGAACTACCAGCGTCTGCAGGACGAATTCACCTCGATCGGCGAGGACGGCGCCTATCTGCTCTACCTGCGGGCCTACGGCAACTCGCTGCTGCTGGCCAGCCTGACCACGCTGTGCTGCCTGCTCATCGGCTACCCCTTCGCCTATCATATTGCGCGCGCCCGCGAATCCATCCGCAACGTGCTGCTGATGATGGTGATGCTGCCGTTCTGGACCTCGTTCCTGCTCCGCGTCTACGCCTGGATGGGCCTGCTCGACAGCAGCGAAGTGGGGCTGATCAACCAGTTGCTGCTGGGGCTGGGCATCGTCGACGCGCCCCTGCCACTGCTTTACAACACCGGCGCGGTGCTGACCGGCATGATCTACAGCTACCTGCCCTTCATGGTGCTGCCGCTGTATGCCAACCTGGTCAAGCTCGACCCGCGCCTGCTCGAGGCCGCCAGCGATCTCGGCGCGCGTCCGCTGACTACCTTCCTGTCAGTCACGCTGCCGCTGTCGCGCAACGGCATCATTGCCGGCGCGATGATGGTGTTCATCCCGGCGGTGGGCGAATTCGTGATTCCCGACCTGCTCGGCGGCGGTGACGTACAGATGATCGGCCGCAACATCTGGGACGATTTCGGCCCCAACCAGGACTGGCCGATGGCGGCTGCGGTTGCCGTGGTGATGGTGCTGCTGCTGATCGTGCCCATCATCATCTTCAACCGATCCAGCCGGCAGGAAGCGGAGGAACTGCGATGA
- a CDS encoding ABC transporter permease subunit encodes MSVAANRWGARSWLVLVFAFLYIPILCLVVFSFTSGEITTQFDGFSLRWYEALLEDREIQSAVWLSLRIGAMAATAAVVVGSAAAFVLTRYRPYFGSSFFAGMTTAPMVMPEVVTGLSLVLLFTHPALSFLGGRGALAIWAAHTTLCAAYAAVLVQSRLREVDRSLEEAALDLGCPPFKVFFIITVPVIAPALISAWLLTFTLSMDDFVLAAMLSDPGSTTLPVLIFARLHHGLKPEINALATIIVVVVSIAVLTANHMMMSSQRARMRARELAQG; translated from the coding sequence ATGAGCGTCGCGGCAAACCGGTGGGGCGCACGCAGCTGGCTGGTGCTGGTGTTCGCCTTCCTCTACATCCCGATCCTGTGTCTGGTGGTGTTTTCCTTCACCTCGGGCGAGATCACCACGCAATTCGACGGCTTCTCGCTGCGCTGGTACGAGGCGCTGCTCGAAGACCGCGAGATCCAGTCCGCGGTGTGGCTGTCGCTGCGCATCGGCGCCATGGCGGCGACCGCCGCGGTGGTGGTCGGGTCAGCTGCGGCATTCGTGTTGACGCGTTACCGGCCTTATTTCGGCAGCAGCTTCTTCGCCGGGATGACGACGGCACCGATGGTGATGCCGGAAGTGGTGACCGGTCTGTCGCTGGTGCTGCTGTTCACCCACCCCGCCCTGTCCTTTCTCGGCGGACGCGGCGCGCTCGCGATCTGGGCCGCGCACACCACGCTGTGCGCAGCCTACGCCGCCGTACTCGTGCAGTCGCGCCTGCGCGAGGTGGACCGTTCGCTGGAAGAGGCCGCGCTCGACCTCGGCTGCCCACCGTTCAAGGTGTTCTTCATCATCACCGTGCCGGTGATCGCCCCGGCACTCATATCCGCCTGGTTGCTGACCTTCACCCTGTCCATGGACGATTTCGTGCTCGCCGCGATGCTCTCCGACCCGGGCAGCACCACACTGCCAGTGCTGATCTTCGCCCGTCTGCATCATGGCCTGAAGCCCGAGATCAACGCCCTCGCCACCATCATCGTCGTGGTTGTGTCGATCGCAGTGCTTACTGCGAACCACATGATGATGTCGTCACAACGGGCGCGGATGCGGGCGCGGGAACTCGCCCAGGGCTGA
- a CDS encoding alanine/glycine:cation symporter family protein — MLNGIIWSPALIYLCLGAGLYFSIRTRFMQVRGLGEMIRLTFTGKASDAGVSSFQALTMSLSGRVGTGNIAGVATAITFGGPGAVFWMWTVAFLGASTAYIESTLAQIYKEKDDEGMYRGGPAYYIEKCMGQKWYAWIFAVSTAIAMGLLLPGVQANSIASGLQNAWGIDTAVSATCIVLLLGFIIFGGVKRIALFAEIVVPFMALAYILVAMVIVLLNIEAVPGMIALIFKSAFGLEAGFGAVLGLAVQWGVKRGVYSNEAGQGSGPHPAAAAEVSHPAKQGYVQAFSVYIDTLFVCSATAFMLLSTGMYNVQGPDGAMLVNGLPGMEAGPGYTQAAVESVLPGFGSTFVALALFFFAFTTIVAYYYMAETNIAYINRKVHRPWLYFVLKIAVMVAVTYGSVKSAGAAWDLGDVGVGIMAWLNIIAILIIQKPALLALKDYEQQKKEGKDPTFDPEKLGIRNADFWVKRK, encoded by the coding sequence ATGCTTAACGGCATCATCTGGAGCCCGGCCCTGATTTATCTGTGCCTTGGCGCCGGTCTGTACTTTTCGATCCGTACCCGCTTCATGCAGGTGCGCGGCCTTGGCGAGATGATCCGCCTGACCTTCACCGGCAAGGCGTCGGACGCCGGCGTGTCGTCGTTCCAGGCACTCACCATGTCGCTGTCGGGCCGGGTCGGTACCGGCAACATCGCCGGTGTGGCCACCGCCATCACCTTCGGTGGCCCGGGTGCGGTGTTCTGGATGTGGACGGTGGCCTTCCTCGGCGCCTCCACCGCCTATATTGAGTCGACCCTCGCCCAGATCTACAAGGAGAAGGACGACGAGGGCATGTACCGCGGCGGCCCGGCGTACTACATCGAGAAGTGCATGGGGCAGAAGTGGTACGCGTGGATCTTTGCGGTGTCGACCGCAATCGCGATGGGCCTGCTGCTGCCGGGCGTGCAAGCCAACAGCATCGCCTCGGGTCTGCAGAACGCGTGGGGTATCGACACCGCGGTCAGCGCGACCTGCATCGTGCTGCTGCTCGGCTTCATCATCTTTGGCGGGGTGAAGCGGATCGCGCTGTTTGCCGAGATCGTCGTGCCTTTCATGGCGCTGGCCTACATCCTGGTGGCGATGGTGATCGTGCTGCTGAACATCGAGGCGGTGCCGGGCATGATCGCACTGATCTTCAAGAGCGCTTTCGGTCTTGAGGCGGGCTTTGGCGCGGTGCTCGGCCTGGCCGTGCAGTGGGGCGTGAAGCGCGGGGTGTATTCCAACGAAGCCGGCCAGGGTTCCGGCCCGCATCCCGCCGCCGCAGCCGAGGTATCGCATCCGGCAAAGCAGGGCTATGTGCAGGCTTTCTCGGTGTATATCGACACCCTGTTCGTGTGCTCGGCAACCGCCTTCATGCTGCTGTCGACCGGCATGTACAACGTGCAGGGGCCGGACGGCGCGATGCTTGTGAATGGCCTGCCGGGCATGGAAGCCGGCCCTGGCTACACCCAGGCCGCGGTCGAATCCGTTCTGCCGGGCTTCGGCAGCACCTTCGTCGCACTGGCGCTGTTCTTCTTCGCCTTCACGACCATCGTGGCTTACTACTACATGGCCGAAACCAACATCGCCTACATCAACCGCAAGGTGCACCGTCCGTGGCTGTACTTCGTGCTCAAGATCGCCGTCATGGTGGCCGTGACCTACGGTTCGGTAAAGAGTGCCGGTGCGGCATGGGATCTGGGCGACGTCGGTGTGGGCATCATGGCCTGGCTCAACATCATCGCCATCCTGATCATCCAGAAGCCCGCGCTGCTTGCGCTCAAGGACTACGAGCAGCAGAAGAAGGAAGGCAAGGACCCGACCTTCGATCCCGAAAAACTCGGCATCCGTAACGCGGATTTCTGGGTGAAGCGGAAGTAA